The following coding sequences lie in one Stenotrophomonas rhizophila genomic window:
- the parE gene encoding DNA topoisomerase IV subunit B yields the protein MNARYNAADIEVLSGLDPVKRRPGMYTDTARPNHLAQEVIDNAVDEALAGHARTVEVTLYKDGSCEVSDDGRGMPVDIHPEEKIPGVELILTRLHAGGKFNNKNYTFSGGLHGVGVSVVNALSTLVEVHIKREGSEHRITFRNGDRASPLEVVGSVGKKNTGTRVRFWADPKYFDTPKYNLRALRHLLRAKAVLCPGLTVKLRDEATDEQDTWYYEDGLSDYLKAELGEREMLPADLFVGHLKKENEIVDWALAWIPEGELVQESYVNLIPTAQHGTHANGLRTGLTEALREFCDFRNLLPRGVKLAPEDVWDRVSFVLSLKMTDPQFSGQTKERLSSRQAAGFVEGAAHDAFSLLLNQNVDMGEKIAQLAIERASARLKTEKLVTRKKVTQGPALPGKLADCISQDLSRTELFLVEGDSAGGSAKQARDKDFQAIMPLRGKILNTWEVSSGSVLASEEVHNLAIAIGCDPGKDDISGLRYGKVVILADADSDGLHIATLLTALFLKHFPALVDAGHVFVAMPPLFRIDVGKQVFYALDEEEKRTMLDKIEREKIKGTVSVTRFKGLGEMNPPQLRESTIHPDTRRLVQLTIDDGEQTHSLMDMLLAKKRAGDRKQWLENKGDLASLEV from the coding sequence CGCCCGAACCATCTGGCGCAGGAAGTCATCGACAATGCCGTCGATGAGGCCCTGGCCGGGCATGCCCGTACGGTCGAGGTCACCCTGTACAAGGACGGCAGCTGCGAGGTCAGCGATGACGGCCGCGGCATGCCGGTGGACATCCACCCCGAGGAGAAGATCCCCGGCGTCGAGCTGATCCTGACCCGCCTGCACGCGGGCGGCAAGTTCAACAACAAGAACTACACCTTCTCCGGCGGCCTTCACGGCGTGGGCGTGAGCGTGGTCAATGCGCTGTCGACCCTGGTCGAGGTGCACATCAAGCGCGAGGGCAGCGAACACCGCATCACCTTCCGCAATGGCGACCGCGCCAGCCCGCTGGAAGTGGTGGGCAGTGTCGGCAAGAAGAACACCGGTACCCGCGTGCGCTTCTGGGCCGACCCGAAGTACTTCGATACGCCCAAGTACAACCTGCGCGCCCTGCGCCACCTGCTGCGCGCCAAGGCGGTGCTGTGCCCCGGCCTGACCGTGAAGCTGCGCGACGAAGCCACCGACGAGCAGGACACCTGGTACTACGAAGATGGCCTGAGCGATTACCTCAAGGCCGAGCTGGGCGAGCGCGAGATGCTGCCGGCCGACCTGTTCGTGGGCCACCTGAAGAAAGAGAACGAGATCGTGGACTGGGCCCTGGCCTGGATTCCGGAAGGCGAGCTGGTCCAGGAAAGCTACGTCAACCTGATTCCAACCGCCCAGCACGGCACCCATGCCAATGGCCTGCGCACCGGCCTGACCGAGGCGCTGCGCGAGTTCTGCGACTTCCGCAACCTGCTGCCGCGCGGGGTCAAACTGGCCCCGGAAGACGTGTGGGACCGGGTGTCGTTCGTGCTGTCGCTGAAGATGACCGACCCGCAGTTCAGCGGCCAGACCAAGGAGCGCCTGTCCTCGCGCCAGGCCGCCGGGTTCGTCGAGGGTGCCGCGCATGATGCCTTCAGCCTGCTGTTGAACCAGAACGTGGACATGGGCGAGAAGATCGCCCAGCTGGCCATCGAGCGCGCCAGCGCGCGCCTCAAGACCGAAAAGCTGGTGACCCGCAAGAAGGTCACCCAGGGCCCTGCCCTGCCCGGCAAGCTGGCCGACTGCATCAGCCAGGACCTGTCGCGCACCGAGCTGTTCCTGGTGGAAGGCGACTCGGCCGGCGGCAGTGCCAAGCAGGCGCGCGACAAGGACTTCCAGGCGATCATGCCGCTGCGCGGCAAGATCCTGAACACCTGGGAAGTGTCCTCGGGCAGCGTGCTGGCCTCGGAGGAAGTGCACAACCTGGCCATCGCGATCGGCTGCGATCCGGGCAAAGACGACATCAGCGGGCTGCGTTACGGCAAGGTGGTGATCCTGGCCGACGCCGACTCGGACGGTCTGCACATCGCCACGCTGCTGACCGCCCTGTTCCTGAAGCATTTCCCGGCGCTGGTCGATGCCGGCCACGTGTTCGTGGCGATGCCGCCGCTGTTCCGTATCGACGTGGGCAAGCAGGTGTTCTACGCCCTGGATGAAGAAGAAAAGCGCACCATGCTGGACAAGATCGAGCGCGAGAAGATCAAGGGCACGGTCAGTGTGACCCGCTTCAAGGGCTTGGGCGAGATGAATCCGCCGCAGCTGCGCGAGTCGACCATCCACCCCGATACGCGCCGCCTGGTGCAGCTGACCATCGACGATGGCGAACAGACCCATTCGCTGATGGACATGCTGCTGGCCAAGAAACGCGCGGGCGACCGCAAGCAGTGGCTGGAGAACAAGGGCGACCTGGCCTCGCTGGAAGTCTGA